From Gimesia panareensis, the proteins below share one genomic window:
- the mprF gene encoding bifunctional lysylphosphatidylglycerol flippase/synthetase MprF: protein MLHRLRQLAPLLVIVIFIGAIWLLTKELKHYNIHDIRSAVVQIPAWRLWAAGGLTVVNYMLLIGYDYLAVRAIEHPLSLGKISLASFTGFVTSYNFGALLGGTSVRYRLYSAWGLSAVEILQLMLMLGTTYWIGVFALAGIVFISHPFPIPASLHLLFSNVQPIGWMLLSVAIVYASLTLIRKSPIRVKGIELRLPGTKMTLLQLFVSAGDLLLVAAILYTLLAHNLSIGYGEFLGIFLMATVTVVLSHVPGGVGVFELVILTLVASPSSAKILAGLLVFRVIYYLIPLFFAIIMLGLHELSLNRGLAQRVLQQANRWSVAIAPLILSWCTLLAGAVLLFSGATPIVTARLEHLQETLPLPLVEISHFMGSLIGAALLVLARGLQRRLDSAWWLITSLLSLGIIVSLLKGFDFEEALLLSIVLFGLLISRGQYYRKGTLIHDRFSLPWAGTILVIVICSLWLGLFAYRHIEYSHELWWAFTFKGDASRFMRGSIGAMAVVLLFAFSRLVAAQKPRTQPPEADELALVKQIVTTSPITATRLALLGDKSLLFNQQQTAFIMYGIQKRSWISLGDPVGPEEERAELVWQFRELVDLYDGWPVFYQVRPENLSIYLDQGLTILKLGEEARVPLKVFELSGGKRRKLRQAINHCQQAECEFSIIPREQVPSILPELQRISDDWLQSKGAKEKGFSLGFFDEAYLARFPIAVVKQQGSIIAFTNILEGAGKEELSADLMRYQQTAPPGVMEYLFVELMLWGQAEGYAWFNFGMAPLSGIESRPLSPVWNRTANLIFRYGDHFYRFEGLRSYKEKFDPVWTPKYLAAPGGLALPQILRDVVALIGKTRTDTQRRSHDGPLG, encoded by the coding sequence ATGCTTCATCGTCTCAGACAACTCGCTCCGCTGCTGGTGATCGTCATCTTTATCGGGGCCATCTGGCTGCTCACAAAAGAGTTGAAGCATTACAACATCCATGACATCCGATCGGCGGTCGTGCAGATCCCCGCCTGGCGCCTCTGGGCAGCCGGGGGGCTGACCGTAGTAAACTACATGCTGCTCATCGGCTACGATTATCTGGCGGTACGGGCCATCGAACACCCCCTCTCCCTGGGGAAGATCTCGCTGGCCTCCTTCACCGGTTTTGTCACAAGCTATAATTTCGGGGCATTGCTGGGAGGCACTTCGGTTCGCTACCGACTCTATTCCGCCTGGGGACTCTCAGCAGTGGAGATCCTGCAGTTGATGCTCATGCTGGGGACGACTTACTGGATCGGCGTGTTTGCCCTGGCCGGCATCGTCTTTATTTCGCATCCGTTTCCCATTCCCGCGTCACTGCATCTCCTTTTCTCCAACGTCCAGCCGATTGGCTGGATGCTGCTGAGCGTTGCCATCGTCTATGCTTCGCTGACGCTGATTCGGAAATCCCCGATCCGGGTGAAAGGCATCGAACTCCGTCTGCCAGGCACAAAAATGACGTTGCTGCAGCTGTTTGTTTCAGCCGGTGACCTGCTGCTGGTAGCTGCGATTCTATACACACTGCTCGCTCATAATCTTTCGATCGGCTATGGCGAATTTCTCGGCATTTTTCTGATGGCGACCGTGACGGTTGTGCTGTCGCACGTTCCGGGGGGAGTCGGTGTTTTTGAACTGGTCATCCTGACGCTCGTCGCTTCGCCCTCGTCTGCGAAAATCCTGGCAGGTCTCCTGGTCTTCCGGGTGATCTACTACCTGATCCCGCTGTTCTTTGCCATCATTATGCTGGGGCTGCATGAACTCTCTCTCAATCGGGGACTGGCTCAACGTGTCTTGCAGCAGGCGAACCGCTGGTCTGTCGCGATCGCTCCGTTGATCCTCTCCTGGTGTACCCTGCTGGCCGGCGCGGTGCTGCTGTTTTCCGGTGCCACGCCGATCGTCACCGCGCGCCTGGAGCACCTGCAGGAAACACTTCCCCTGCCCCTGGTCGAAATCTCGCATTTCATGGGCAGCCTGATCGGCGCTGCCCTGCTGGTCCTGGCCCGGGGACTGCAACGCCGCCTGGACTCGGCCTGGTGGCTGATTACCTCTCTGCTCAGTCTGGGAATTATCGTATCCTTGCTGAAAGGGTTTGACTTCGAGGAAGCCCTGCTGCTGAGTATCGTCCTGTTCGGCCTGCTCATCAGTCGCGGGCAATATTACCGCAAGGGAACGCTGATTCACGACCGTTTCAGCCTGCCCTGGGCAGGTACGATTCTGGTCATTGTGATCTGTTCGCTCTGGCTCGGCCTGTTTGCCTATCGGCATATTGAATATTCCCATGAGCTCTGGTGGGCCTTTACCTTTAAGGGAGACGCATCGCGATTTATGCGGGGGAGTATCGGAGCCATGGCAGTGGTACTGCTGTTTGCGTTTTCCAGGCTGGTCGCCGCCCAGAAACCTCGGACTCAACCACCCGAGGCAGATGAACTGGCACTGGTAAAACAGATTGTGACCACATCCCCGATCACGGCCACTCGCCTGGCGCTGCTGGGGGACAAGTCCCTGCTGTTCAACCAACAGCAGACCGCGTTCATCATGTATGGCATCCAGAAACGTTCCTGGATCAGCCTGGGTGATCCCGTGGGACCGGAGGAAGAACGGGCGGAACTGGTCTGGCAGTTCCGCGAACTCGTAGACCTTTATGACGGCTGGCCGGTATTCTACCAGGTCAGACCGGAAAATCTGTCGATCTATCTTGACCAGGGGCTGACGATCCTCAAGCTGGGAGAAGAGGCCCGGGTACCTTTGAAAGTTTTTGAACTCTCCGGCGGAAAACGTAGAAAGCTCCGCCAGGCGATCAATCACTGTCAGCAGGCGGAGTGTGAGTTCAGTATCATCCCCAGGGAGCAAGTGCCTTCGATCCTTCCGGAACTGCAACGGATTTCCGATGACTGGCTGCAGTCCAAAGGAGCGAAAGAAAAAGGATTTTCGCTGGGATTTTTTGATGAGGCGTACCTGGCCCGGTTCCCCATCGCTGTGGTAAAACAACAGGGAAGCATCATCGCGTTTACGAATATTCTGGAAGGGGCTGGAAAAGAGGAACTCTCGGCAGATCTGATGCGCTACCAGCAGACGGCTCCGCCGGGGGTGATGGAGTACCTGTTTGTGGAATTAATGCTCTGGGGCCAGGCGGAGGGTTATGCCTGGTTCAATTTTGGTATGGCTCCCCTGTCCGGGATCGAAAGTCGTCCGTTGTCTCCTGTCTGGAACCGGACGGCGAATCTGATTTTTCGCTATGGCGATCATTTTTATCGCTTTGAAGGGTTGCGAAGCTATAAGGAAAAATTCGATCCGGTCTGGACTCCCAAATACCTGGCGGCTCCCGGCGGACTGGCCCTGCCACAAATCTTAAGAGACGTTGTTGCCTTGATTGGTAAAACACGCACCGATACCCAACGGAGATCGCACGATGGACCACTGGGATAA
- a CDS encoding glycogen debranching protein, which translates to MDHWDKREGSPVHLGETWIPSENAYNFAIYSKHAEQVTLLFFTEDDLFQPVYEYRFDHLRNKSAEIWHCRVPKEKIKSAKYYAYQIDGPSPDGVFEWHAFDPDKLLFDPYSHNLFFPPQFDRQRACQPGSNLGHAPLSVLQSIECAFNWEDDQHIHHTSNLVIYEMHVKGFTQRENSGVSAEARGTFAGVIEKIPYLQELGVTAVELMPVFQFDDDDGNYWGYMPLGFFAPHDAYCRSQETCERHIEFCEMVKALHAVGIEVILDVVYNHTGEGNEQGPTYSFKGIDNTTYYSLTSNAQNPYANYSGSGNTLHTANRAVRKLIVDSMHYWVKEMHVDGFRFDLASILTRRKDGSIDESNPTTIGQIGSDNTLTDRRFIAEPWDAAGEFQLGSRFPGHRWMQWNAAYRDTMQQFVRGDAGKVGDLMTRIYGSCDLFPDDCLHALRPYQSVNYITSHDGFTLHDLVSYNQKRNWENGHNNTDGTNDYSWNCGWEGADAPPDVLKLRKQQAKNLFALLMISNGTPMFRMGDEFLQTQEGNNNPYNQDNEMTWLDWDRLDSHQDFFRFVKLMIAFRKRHSTLCRSHFWREDVKWYGVTRYVDLTPSAKTLAFCLHGQSEEDADLYVMINAAANTCIFGIHEGTPGEWERVVDTSLPCPQDVLEPETMEPVSTATYDVQGRSVVILLRQKRKL; encoded by the coding sequence ATGGACCACTGGGATAAAAGGGAAGGGTCTCCCGTTCATCTGGGAGAAACCTGGATTCCTTCAGAAAATGCCTATAATTTCGCGATTTATTCCAAGCATGCCGAGCAGGTAACCCTGCTTTTTTTCACGGAAGACGATCTGTTCCAGCCTGTCTATGAATATCGGTTTGACCACCTGAGGAACAAATCCGCTGAAATCTGGCATTGTCGGGTTCCCAAAGAGAAGATCAAATCGGCCAAATACTATGCCTACCAGATCGATGGTCCCTCGCCGGATGGCGTCTTTGAATGGCACGCTTTCGATCCGGACAAGCTGCTGTTTGACCCCTATTCCCATAATCTTTTTTTCCCACCCCAGTTTGATCGCCAGCGTGCCTGCCAGCCGGGTTCTAATCTCGGCCATGCACCACTTTCGGTGTTACAATCTATTGAATGCGCATTTAACTGGGAAGATGACCAGCACATCCATCACACTTCCAATCTGGTCATTTACGAGATGCACGTCAAAGGATTCACACAACGGGAGAACTCTGGTGTGTCTGCCGAGGCCCGGGGGACCTTCGCCGGGGTCATTGAAAAAATCCCCTATCTGCAGGAACTGGGCGTCACAGCCGTGGAATTGATGCCGGTCTTTCAGTTCGACGACGACGACGGGAACTACTGGGGTTATATGCCCCTGGGATTCTTTGCGCCACACGATGCTTATTGTAGATCACAGGAAACGTGTGAACGCCATATTGAATTCTGCGAAATGGTGAAAGCCCTGCATGCCGTCGGCATCGAAGTCATTCTGGACGTGGTTTACAACCATACCGGCGAGGGGAACGAACAGGGCCCGACCTACAGTTTCAAAGGCATTGATAATACGACCTACTATTCGCTGACCAGCAATGCCCAGAACCCCTACGCGAATTATTCCGGATCCGGTAACACCCTGCATACAGCCAACCGGGCCGTGCGCAAGCTGATCGTGGACAGCATGCATTACTGGGTCAAGGAAATGCATGTTGACGGTTTCCGCTTTGATCTGGCCAGTATCCTGACCAGAAGGAAAGACGGCAGCATCGACGAATCCAATCCGACTACGATCGGCCAGATCGGATCCGACAACACGCTGACCGACCGCCGGTTTATCGCAGAACCCTGGGATGCGGCCGGGGAATTTCAACTGGGATCCCGTTTTCCGGGTCACCGCTGGATGCAATGGAACGCCGCTTACCGTGATACGATGCAGCAGTTCGTGCGGGGGGATGCAGGCAAGGTGGGAGATCTGATGACCCGGATCTATGGCAGCTGCGACCTCTTTCCGGATGACTGTCTGCACGCCCTGCGCCCCTATCAGAGCGTGAACTATATCACTTCGCACGACGGTTTCACGTTGCATGATCTGGTTTCGTATAATCAGAAGCGAAACTGGGAGAATGGCCACAACAATACCGACGGCACAAATGACTACAGCTGGAACTGCGGCTGGGAAGGCGCAGACGCACCTCCCGATGTACTGAAACTCAGAAAACAGCAGGCCAAAAATCTGTTTGCGCTACTGATGATCTCCAATGGCACTCCCATGTTTCGCATGGGAGATGAATTCCTGCAAACTCAGGAAGGGAACAATAACCCCTACAACCAGGACAATGAAATGACCTGGCTCGACTGGGATCGACTCGACTCGCACCAGGACTTCTTCCGCTTTGTCAAACTGATGATCGCGTTCCGCAAACGGCACTCAACACTCTGCCGTTCCCATTTCTGGCGGGAAGATGTAAAATGGTATGGCGTCACACGCTATGTCGACCTGACGCCTTCGGCCAAGACACTGGCGTTCTGTCTGCATGGTCAGAGTGAAGAGGACGCGGACCTGTATGTCATGATCAATGCGGCTGCCAACACCTGTATTTTTGGAATTCACGAAGGAACACCTGGAGAATGGGAACGCGTCGTCGATACTTCGCTGCCCTGCCCTCAGGATGTGCTGGAACCGGAGACAATGGAGCCCGTTTCCACAGCGACCTATGATGTGCAGGGACGTTCGGTGGTGATCCTGCTGCGACAAAAACGTAAGTTGTAA
- a CDS encoding FAD-dependent oxidoreductase, translating into MDEFQTPGSGESVTTRCCVVGGGPAGLFLGYLLGRAGVDVIVLEKHKDFLRDFRGDTIHPSTLELMHELGLLDEFLSITDKHLDSLNLNFEGQQFEGPYFTHLPTKCKFMTVAPQWDFLNMLARHAREFPNFQVHMQSKATKLIFDGDRGVGVKVEGLNGDYEIHADLVVGADGRGSEMRIDAGAEIIEKGIPIDVLWFRISKQAAVTDNTLARIREGRMLITIDRGDYFQTGLIIHKGTFDELKQEGIEAFRNRVVGILPTLADGVADIDTWDKVHLLTVQLNHITNWAKPGLLFIGDAAHAMSPVGGVGVNLAVQDAVAAANLLADPLYNGTLTLDDLKRVQQRREGPALKMQRLQVFAHQRLFGGHTAPGKPISISWGVRKFAKLFAPILRRKAGKIIGLGFLQEHIECPQRAPKTVEAHAK; encoded by the coding sequence ATGGATGAGTTTCAAACACCAGGATCTGGTGAATCAGTAACGACCCGCTGTTGTGTCGTCGGAGGTGGCCCCGCGGGATTATTCCTGGGCTATCTGCTGGGCCGGGCCGGCGTGGATGTGATCGTCCTGGAAAAACACAAAGATTTTCTGCGTGACTTTCGCGGCGACACGATTCATCCTTCTACCCTGGAACTGATGCACGAACTCGGCCTGCTGGACGAATTCCTCAGCATCACCGACAAACACCTGGACTCCCTCAATCTGAACTTTGAAGGACAGCAGTTCGAGGGGCCCTACTTCACTCATCTCCCCACCAAATGCAAATTCATGACAGTAGCCCCCCAGTGGGACTTCCTGAATATGCTGGCCCGGCACGCCAGAGAATTTCCCAATTTCCAGGTCCATATGCAGTCCAAAGCGACCAAACTGATCTTTGACGGGGACCGGGGGGTGGGTGTCAAAGTTGAGGGCTTGAATGGTGACTATGAAATCCACGCTGATCTGGTGGTGGGGGCCGATGGACGCGGATCGGAAATGCGGATCGACGCTGGCGCAGAAATCATCGAAAAAGGGATTCCCATTGATGTGCTCTGGTTCCGGATCAGCAAACAGGCCGCTGTCACCGACAATACTCTGGCACGGATCCGCGAGGGGAGAATGCTGATTACGATCGACCGGGGGGACTACTTCCAGACGGGGTTGATTATTCACAAAGGAACCTTTGACGAACTGAAGCAGGAAGGCATCGAAGCCTTCCGCAATCGGGTCGTCGGAATCCTGCCCACCCTGGCCGACGGAGTGGCTGACATTGACACCTGGGACAAGGTCCACCTGCTGACCGTGCAATTGAATCACATCACAAACTGGGCGAAACCGGGGCTCCTGTTCATTGGTGATGCCGCACACGCAATGTCTCCCGTGGGTGGGGTTGGCGTGAACCTTGCGGTCCAGGATGCAGTTGCAGCCGCCAACCTGCTGGCAGATCCGTTATACAACGGGACCTTGACACTGGATGATTTAAAACGGGTTCAACAACGGCGTGAAGGACCCGCGCTGAAGATGCAGCGTCTGCAGGTCTTCGCGCACCAGAGACTGTTCGGCGGTCATACCGCGCCCGGAAAACCGATCTCAATTTCCTGGGGTGTGCGTAAATTTGCCAAACTGTTCGCACCGATCCTCAGGCGCAAGGCGGGCAAGATCATCGGCCTGGGCTTCCTGCAGGAGCATATCGAATGCCCCCAACGTGCCCCCAAAACCGTTGAAGCACATGCAAAATAA
- a CDS encoding prenyltransferase/squalene oxidase repeat-containing protein, whose protein sequence is MHNTVLQACVCCLFVNMTLAAGETAPDPTTIRAAISRSIPLIETASAGSARERTCFTCHNQALAVLVLSEAQQRGFPIDKTNFQRQIDHTAAALKRGLEKYRSGRGQGGGPDMASFSLWTLELAGRKPDDVTSAVTGYLLDRNRSRDHWLRNSTRPPSMSSDTNTSYFVIRALNHFGTEAQQPRIKDRIAQARDWFLKLKPMSTEERVFQLRAFLELDVEASRIKSVSQQLVALQNADGGWSQLPEMSSDAYATGTVLVALLRSGQVKPTAPAIQRGIQYLIDSQQSDGSWHVKSRANPFQTYFETGYPHGKDQFISVTAGSWATVALLLALPDEG, encoded by the coding sequence ATGCACAACACGGTTCTTCAGGCATGTGTCTGCTGTCTGTTCGTGAACATGACGCTCGCTGCTGGCGAGACAGCTCCCGATCCCACTACGATCCGGGCAGCAATTTCGCGTTCCATCCCCCTGATCGAAACCGCATCCGCCGGCTCCGCCCGCGAGCGAACCTGCTTTACCTGTCACAACCAGGCGTTGGCTGTTCTGGTCTTGAGCGAAGCACAACAGCGGGGCTTTCCGATCGACAAAACCAACTTTCAACGACAGATCGATCATACGGCAGCAGCTCTCAAACGAGGACTGGAAAAATATCGTTCCGGGAGAGGACAGGGAGGCGGTCCCGATATGGCCAGTTTCTCGCTCTGGACACTCGAACTGGCCGGCAGGAAACCCGATGACGTCACCTCAGCCGTTACCGGTTATCTGCTGGACCGCAACCGGTCCCGGGATCACTGGCTGCGGAATTCCACCCGTCCCCCTTCCATGTCCAGCGATACCAATACAAGCTATTTCGTCATCCGGGCACTCAACCACTTTGGCACCGAAGCACAGCAGCCCCGGATCAAAGACCGTATCGCACAGGCCCGCGACTGGTTTCTGAAACTGAAACCCATGTCGACCGAGGAACGTGTCTTTCAGTTGCGAGCTTTTCTGGAGCTGGACGTCGAAGCGTCCCGGATCAAGTCAGTCAGCCAGCAACTGGTCGCACTACAGAATGCCGACGGTGGCTGGTCGCAACTCCCCGAGATGTCCAGCGACGCATATGCCACGGGAACCGTATTGGTGGCGCTGCTGAGATCCGGTCAGGTGAAGCCGACAGCCCCAGCCATCCAGCGCGGCATTCAATACCTGATTGACAGTCAGCAGTCTGATGGTTCGTGGCATGTCAAATCGCGCGCGAATCCTTTCCAGACCTACTTTGAAACCGGTTATCCGCATGGCAAGGATCAGTTCATCTCGGTGACTGCGGGTAGCTGGGCCACGGTAGCCCTGTTACTGGCTTTGCCGGACGAGGGATAA
- a CDS encoding DUF6159 family protein, translated as MFSRISNGWALSKQSFHVLMLDKELLLFPIMSGISCLLVLATFALPLWYSGDINALMNEQQAPQNPIYYVILFAYYFVNYFVMIFFNSALMSCAIIRLKGGNPGVGDGFNAALSRLPQIAGWALVSATVGFILKMIESRSERLGQFVAGLLGMAWSITTYFVIPVLVVERKNPFQALKRSVGILRETWGESLVANFGIGMIMLLVTLPMIALIVVGSIILSSGSAVVGITLIVIGFLGILLSSLVSSACHSIVIAAIYLYAAEDEVPAQFDHDLIAHAFAHK; from the coding sequence ATGTTTAGCCGCATTTCCAATGGTTGGGCTCTGTCCAAGCAGAGCTTTCACGTGTTAATGCTGGATAAGGAACTGCTGCTGTTCCCGATCATGAGTGGCATTTCCTGCCTGCTGGTGCTGGCTACGTTCGCGCTCCCGCTGTGGTACAGCGGAGACATCAACGCTCTGATGAATGAACAACAGGCCCCACAGAATCCAATTTATTATGTCATTCTGTTTGCCTACTATTTCGTGAACTATTTTGTGATGATCTTCTTCAACTCCGCCCTGATGTCCTGCGCGATCATTCGACTGAAAGGGGGAAATCCGGGGGTCGGCGATGGATTCAATGCAGCCCTCAGCCGGCTGCCACAGATCGCCGGCTGGGCCCTGGTGAGTGCGACCGTCGGATTCATTCTGAAAATGATCGAATCCCGTTCGGAACGATTGGGCCAGTTTGTCGCCGGCCTGCTGGGGATGGCCTGGTCGATCACAACCTATTTTGTGATCCCCGTACTCGTCGTCGAACGAAAAAATCCATTTCAGGCGTTGAAACGTTCCGTCGGAATCCTGCGTGAAACCTGGGGCGAATCACTGGTCGCCAACTTCGGCATCGGCATGATCATGCTGCTGGTCACTCTCCCCATGATCGCTTTGATTGTGGTCGGGAGTATCATCCTCAGCTCAGGCAGTGCCGTGGTCGGCATAACACTGATTGTCATCGGCTTTCTCGGCATCCTGCTGAGCTCGCTGGTCTCTTCTGCCTGTCACTCGATTGTCATCGCAGCCATCTACCTCTATGCGGCAGAGGATGAAGTCCCTGCCCAGTTCGATCACGATCTGATCGCCCACGCATTTGCTCATAAATAA
- a CDS encoding glycerophosphodiester phosphodiesterase gives MKQCNVGMGLLVVLGFIPQVLLASDPVLIAHRGLLRHAPENTLPAFSTCLDLGLGIELDIRTTKDGELVIIHDDSLQRTTNGGARSIRDVTWAEAQRLDAGSWFAPEFAGTRIPTLEQTLKLIKSRKRGKTIIALNIKQLNPEGERTLIQLLEKYELFEDCFGFDQGAAMSQRLKQLNARFRVGQNVNRKSLDARLKEGQLDVFLLTFVPEKSEVERLKQKGIQVLFNFGGAGEARRNPPVWKQIRAAGVEGMLTDYPLECRQVWRGDQPGS, from the coding sequence GTGAAACAATGCAACGTTGGGATGGGGCTGCTCGTTGTTCTGGGGTTCATTCCGCAGGTTCTGCTGGCGTCTGATCCGGTTTTGATTGCCCATCGGGGGCTGTTGCGACACGCACCCGAAAATACATTGCCTGCATTTTCAACCTGCCTGGATCTGGGCCTCGGTATCGAACTGGATATCCGCACGACGAAAGACGGGGAACTGGTCATTATTCATGACGACAGTCTGCAGCGCACCACCAATGGTGGTGCACGCTCCATCCGGGATGTTACCTGGGCTGAAGCGCAACGACTGGATGCAGGGAGCTGGTTTGCTCCTGAGTTCGCGGGGACACGGATTCCCACGCTGGAGCAGACGTTGAAGTTAATCAAAAGCCGGAAACGGGGCAAAACGATCATCGCGCTGAATATCAAGCAGCTCAACCCGGAAGGAGAACGCACGTTGATTCAACTGCTGGAAAAGTACGAACTGTTCGAGGACTGCTTTGGCTTCGATCAGGGGGCCGCCATGAGCCAGCGTCTGAAACAGTTGAACGCGCGGTTCCGCGTAGGACAGAATGTGAATCGAAAGAGCCTGGACGCCCGCCTCAAAGAGGGGCAACTGGATGTCTTTCTGTTGACCTTTGTTCCGGAGAAATCAGAAGTCGAACGTTTGAAACAAAAGGGGATCCAGGTGTTGTTTAATTTCGGCGGAGCAGGGGAGGCCCGCCGGAACCCGCCTGTCTGGAAGCAGATCCGAGCAGCGGGCGTGGAGGGCATGCTTACTGATTATCCGCTTGAGTGCCGTCAGGTCTGGAGAGGCGATCAGCCCGGTTCCTGA
- a CDS encoding serine hydrolase, with product MFLRICIVLLIYYLASPLMAAEPTFELELSAARYQRFITGLNKEGQALTEVSVFPGQRFEEFAVIAAKAPDQKDWKAHHGLNIRQLDQKLKQYAAEGFQPVDISGYERRGSARYAVIWQKGAAPDFILKHSLDDESLQETLEALKAKGYAPLVLDGFLLRNKASHAGIWVKQKEDAWEAECNISAERFPKALDDFTSRGYRLEGLCGYSVGGFPFYHALWSKTSGPVWQARFHATVEELKELDQKRRAENLELVYLDGYQLNGQPYFNAIWRKPEESSRSTQMPVWKTTAEIPVSGLYQKELASLDQSIKQFLLKHHPPGASVAVSYRGRLVYARGFGYADVEQKQPVQPDSQFRIASLSKPITAVAIMQLIEQGKLNLDTKVFSLLKNKYQTELSAPEVDPRLKEITIQQLLNHTGGWDRKASFDPMFRSVAFARQLGKQPPAGTDDVIRIMVKKPLDFNPGEKFAYSNFGYCLLGRVIEEVTGQPYEEYVQQTICAPLGMKRTELGKTLLSFRRPHEVKYYSDSVGNTVYSNNTLTEIPRPYGAWYLEAMDSHGGWISSAPDLVRFATAFNLPDQCPILKAPTIAQIFARPSGLAGFDKDGKPKDTYYACGWMVRPIDTAGNANHWHMGALDGTSTLLVRRLDRINWAILFNTHQGADQKRLAGLIDAPMHQWINQIEDWPEKDQFQQD from the coding sequence ATGTTTCTCCGTATCTGCATCGTTCTGCTTATCTACTACCTTGCCAGCCCTCTGATGGCAGCCGAACCAACCTTCGAACTGGAATTATCAGCAGCCCGGTACCAGCGATTTATCACCGGATTGAACAAAGAAGGCCAGGCTCTTACAGAAGTCAGCGTCTTTCCGGGACAGCGATTTGAAGAGTTCGCCGTGATCGCGGCCAAAGCCCCTGATCAGAAAGACTGGAAAGCACACCACGGTCTGAATATTAGACAGCTGGACCAGAAACTGAAACAGTACGCCGCAGAAGGATTTCAGCCGGTTGATATCAGTGGCTATGAACGCAGAGGTTCTGCCCGCTATGCCGTCATCTGGCAAAAAGGAGCGGCCCCGGATTTTATATTGAAACATTCTCTCGACGATGAATCGCTGCAGGAAACTCTGGAGGCTCTCAAAGCAAAAGGCTATGCTCCACTCGTTCTGGATGGTTTTTTATTGCGCAATAAAGCCTCCCATGCGGGAATCTGGGTGAAACAAAAGGAGGATGCATGGGAAGCGGAATGCAATATCTCCGCGGAACGTTTCCCCAAGGCTCTGGATGACTTCACTTCCCGTGGATATCGCCTGGAAGGTCTCTGCGGCTATAGTGTGGGAGGCTTTCCGTTCTATCATGCACTCTGGTCTAAAACCTCCGGTCCGGTCTGGCAGGCCCGCTTCCATGCCACTGTAGAAGAGTTAAAAGAACTCGATCAGAAAAGAAGGGCCGAGAATCTGGAACTGGTCTACCTGGACGGGTACCAGCTCAATGGTCAGCCCTACTTCAATGCCATCTGGCGAAAACCGGAAGAGTCCAGCCGCAGCACACAAATGCCTGTCTGGAAAACGACTGCTGAGATCCCGGTCAGCGGTTTGTACCAGAAAGAGCTCGCTTCACTGGACCAGTCGATCAAACAGTTCCTGCTCAAACACCATCCGCCCGGCGCGTCTGTCGCCGTCAGTTATCGTGGCCGTCTCGTCTATGCACGTGGCTTCGGCTATGCCGATGTCGAGCAGAAACAGCCAGTGCAGCCCGACAGTCAGTTTCGCATCGCCAGCCTCTCCAAACCCATTACAGCGGTCGCCATCATGCAGCTGATCGAGCAGGGAAAGTTGAACCTGGATACGAAGGTGTTCTCCCTCCTTAAAAATAAATATCAGACAGAACTGTCCGCCCCGGAAGTCGACCCCCGTCTGAAAGAAATCACGATTCAGCAGTTGCTCAATCATACCGGCGGCTGGGACCGTAAAGCGTCCTTCGATCCCATGTTCCGGTCAGTCGCCTTTGCGAGGCAGCTGGGTAAACAACCGCCAGCTGGGACAGATGATGTCATCCGCATCATGGTGAAAAAGCCGCTCGATTTCAATCCGGGAGAAAAATTTGCTTACTCAAACTTTGGCTATTGCCTGCTGGGCCGGGTCATTGAAGAAGTAACAGGTCAGCCGTATGAAGAATACGTGCAGCAGACGATCTGCGCTCCATTGGGAATGAAACGCACTGAACTCGGCAAGACACTTCTCTCCTTTCGCCGCCCGCACGAAGTCAAATATTACAGTGACTCTGTCGGGAATACGGTCTATTCGAATAATACGCTCACCGAGATCCCACGTCCTTACGGTGCCTGGTATCTGGAAGCGATGGATTCACACGGCGGCTGGATCTCTTCTGCGCCGGATCTGGTCCGCTTCGCCACCGCATTCAACCTGCCGGACCAGTGCCCGATTCTAAAAGCACCCACAATCGCGCAGATATTTGCCCGCCCCTCCGGTCTCGCGGGCTTTGACAAAGACGGCAAGCCGAAAGACACCTATTATGCCTGCGGCTGGATGGTACGCCCCATCGACACAGCCGGCAACGCGAACCACTGGCACATGGGTGCCCTGGACGGCACTTCCACACTGCTCGTCAGACGACTGGACCGCATCAACTGGGCCATCCTGTTTAACACGCATCAGGGAGCCGATCAGAAACGATTAGCAGGGCTCATCGATGCTCCCATGCATCAATGGATCAACCAGATTGAAGACTGGCCTGAAAAAGATCAGTTTCAGCAGGACTGA